The window GGACCGGCGGAGGCCAAGCGGCCAAACTCGCGGTGATCCAACAGCCGGCGAATGCGAATCTGGGAGCGCCGCTCGGAGTGGTGAAAGTCGCGATCCAGGACTCGACCGGCAAGACGATCGAGACGGCCAATGACACGGTCACCCTGACGCTCGATGGGGGAGTGCTCACCGGCGCTACCAAGATCGCGGCGGTGAACGGGGTGGCGACGTTTCCAGCGCTGGCAATTGGCAAGCCGGGGCGTGGCTACACGCTGCGAGCGAGCAGCGGCAGTCTGGCTGCGGCGAGCAGCAGCACGTTCGATATCGCGGATCAACTCGCCGCTCCGGCGATTGCACCAGCCAGTGGCAAGTTCACCGGGCCGGTGTGGGTGCGGATGTCGAATTCCACGCCTGGGACGACGATCCGGTTCACCACTGACGGGAGTGCTCCGGGGGCGAGTTCGCCGGCTTATACCGAGCCTTTCCAAGTCAGCTCCGGCACAACGACGATCAAGGCCATCGTTCAGAGGCCCGGTCTAACCGATAGCTCAGTGACCAGTTCGAGCATCGCGATCTCTGGCAACACGGCTTATGGCCTCGACCTGCGTCCGCCTGTTAGTGGACTGAAGCTGCCGGCTACCGCAGGGGAAGGACTACCGCCGACGCTTTCGGCCACCGGCATCTTCTCAGACAAGAATCTTACTCCCAAGGCGGGAGTGGTTCCGTATTCGCTCAATAGTCCTGCATGGGCCGATGGCGCGGAAACACAGCACTGGGTGATCCTGCCGGAAGCGGGGAAGATCGGTTTTGCTCCCACCGGGGAATTCAAGTGGCCGGGTGGCACGATCTTCCTCCAGCACTTCGAGATCGTGACCAACCAGGCGACCAAGGCACGTCGCCGGCTTGAGACGCGGGTGCTGGTTTTGGATGCGACTGGCAGCTTCGGCTATGGAGCGACCTATCGCTGGCGACCGGATCAAAGCGACGCGGATCTGGTCGATGCCGCAGGCAAGGACGAGGTGCTGAAGATCACCGATGCCTCGGGCCAGACCAAAGAGCAGGCTTGGAGCTATCCTGGCAGCGGATTGTGCTTCATGTGCCACACGCCGAATGCGGGTTTCGTGCTCGGTCCCAAGGCTCGCCAGCTGAATGGCGAGCATGCCTATCCGGGTGGTCGGAAGGACAACCAGCTCCGCACGTGGAGCTACCTGCAGATGTTCACGGAGGCCTTGGATGAAAGTGCGATCGCAGGGTATGCGCGCACCTGTCGTGTCGATGACAAAAGCGCTTCGTTGGAGGATCGGGTTCGGTCCTACATTGATGGCAACTGCGCGCAGTGCCATCGGCCTAACGGAACCGGTGCACTATGGGATGCGCGTTTCGATACGCCGCTTGCGAAGCAAGGTCTGATTAATGGCGAGGTGCGCAACACTTTCGGCATCGAGAACGGAAAGGTGGTCACTCCCGGCGACTTGGAGAAGTCACTGCTTCATCGCCGGGTGAGTTCCACCTCGCTGGCAGAGCAGATGCCGCCGCCACCGGTGGCGAGGAAAGTGGTGGATAGTGTGGCGGCCGATGTGATTGCCGAGTGGATCCGCTCGCAGGACTCCAAGTAAGGAGTTTGGTCACTGCACGGGCCCGCCGCGGGCGATCTTGATGAAGACGTCTTCCAAGTCGTCTTCCTGGAAGTGCCTGGTGATCTCATCAGGCGTTCCTGCTGCCAGGATTTTGCCGGCGTGGAGGAAGAGCACGCGGTCGCAGACTTCCTCGATGTCCCGCATGTTGTGCGAGGTGTAGAGGATGGCCGGGTGGCGTTCCTTTTGGACGTGACGGACCAGCTTTCGGACCTTGTCGGCGATGTCCGGGTCGAGCGAGGCGGTCGGCTCGTCCAGGAGAAGTAGATCGGGATCGTTGAGCAGGGCCTTGGCGAGATTGACGCGGGTGGATTCACCGGCGCTGAGCTGGCCGGTGGGTTTCTCGGCGAGCTTTGAGATTTCGAGCAGTTCCAGCAGCTCGGTGACCTTCTGTTTCGGCTTCGGCACCGAGTAGAGGCGGGCGAAGATCTCCAGATTGTGACGGACCTTCACGTTGCCCGGCAGGGTGGCGTAGGTGGTGCAGAAATTCGCGCGCTGGAGAATTTCCAGCCGGTGCTTCTGGAGGTCCATGCCGAAGGCCCGGATCGCCCCGCCGGTTGGGGTGATGAGGCCGAGGATCATGTTCATCAGGGTGGTCTTGCCGGCGCCGTTCACGCCCAACAGGCCGACGGTTTCCCCGGCGCAGACCTTGAAGGAAACGCCGTCCACCGCGGTGAAGTCGTCGAACTTCTTCACCACTGCATCGACATCCAGAATCACTTCGGCCACGGGCCGGAGCATCGGGCGGATTTTTTCGGCGTCCAGCATTCTCCGATGGGGGAGAATCATTGCACAAAGATGCAATATTTTGCGGAAAGGCTGCTCTTATCGGCCACGTTTTTGTTCATCGGAGATGAAACCCAAGATGCTCCTCAAAGTCCTATTGTTTCTAACGGCGATCGCCGTGTGCCCTTCCTTTGCTCGAGCCCAGGAAGCTGCGAAGCCTTTCAAGGTCGCGGCTTTCTACACCGGCAAGGAGGATCAGGCGCACATCAGCTTCATGAAGGAGGCGAACGAGTGGTTTCCGGCGATGGCCAAGGAACACGGTTTTACTTATGAAACGACGAACGATTGGAAGAAGCTGAACGCCGGTTACCTCGCCGATTGCAAGGTGGTGGTTTTCCTCGATACGCGGCCGGAAGGTGCGGAGCAGAGGCAGGCTTTCCAAGAGTATATGGAGAAGGGTGGGGCGTGGATGGGGTTTCATTTCGCGGCCTTCGCGTTGAAGGACTCCGCGGTGAAGCCTGATTGGAGTTGGTATCACGATACCTTCCTCGGCTCTGGCGAATATGGGAGCAACACGTGGCGACCGACTTCCGCGGTGTTGAAGGTGGAAGCGCAGGATCACCCGGCGCTGAAGGGCTTGCCGGGGACTTTCAAGTCGGCACCCAACGAGTGGTATCGCTGGAAGAAGAACCTGCGCGAGAATCCGGACATCACTGTGCTGCTTTCGATCGATCCCTCCAGCTTCCCGCTTGGCACCGGTCCGAAGCCGCATGAGATCTGGCACGAGGGCGACTACC is drawn from Luteolibacter sp. Y139 and contains these coding sequences:
- a CDS encoding PQQ-dependent sugar dehydrogenase, encoding MIRPSTLLPASLCGSFSLLLAATSMAATLPPGFAETKVADGLNPTTMTFAPDGRLFLCEKHGKLRVIEDQKLLPEPALDISSQIDAWNERGLLSVCFDPDFARNGWIYVYYTHNREPEKKDHTASNNRVSRFTLKGNVADVRSEKVIWELNNLSKTGWHNGGGLVFGKDGKLYLSTGENAKDANAQDGTNLLGKLQRINKDGSIPEDNPYYKEFEGNNRAIVALGLRNPFSLSVQPTTGLIYVSDVGATYEQIEGYDSSVAPVAVNYGWPGIDGRSKNQNKPKGYREPVYPYDHGRDDGLALCSGGFYNPAKPGAGAFPKEYTGKFFFGDYKGWIKLIDPAKPEVREDFAKDINRALDVEAAPDGTLWYISRGGIPGGSDEANSASTNGSLWRVQWTGGGQAAKLAVIQQPANANLGAPLGVVKVAIQDSTGKTIETANDTVTLTLDGGVLTGATKIAAVNGVATFPALAIGKPGRGYTLRASSGSLAAASSSTFDIADQLAAPAIAPASGKFTGPVWVRMSNSTPGTTIRFTTDGSAPGASSPAYTEPFQVSSGTTTIKAIVQRPGLTDSSVTSSSIAISGNTAYGLDLRPPVSGLKLPATAGEGLPPTLSATGIFSDKNLTPKAGVVPYSLNSPAWADGAETQHWVILPEAGKIGFAPTGEFKWPGGTIFLQHFEIVTNQATKARRRLETRVLVLDATGSFGYGATYRWRPDQSDADLVDAAGKDEVLKITDASGQTKEQAWSYPGSGLCFMCHTPNAGFVLGPKARQLNGEHAYPGGRKDNQLRTWSYLQMFTEALDESAIAGYARTCRVDDKSASLEDRVRSYIDGNCAQCHRPNGTGALWDARFDTPLAKQGLINGEVRNTFGIENGKVVTPGDLEKSLLHRRVSSTSLAEQMPPPPVARKVVDSVAADVIAEWIRSQDSK
- a CDS encoding ABC transporter ATP-binding protein, which produces MLRPVAEVILDVDAVVKKFDDFTAVDGVSFKVCAGETVGLLGVNGAGKTTLMNMILGLITPTGGAIRAFGMDLQKHRLEILQRANFCTTYATLPGNVKVRHNLEIFARLYSVPKPKQKVTELLELLEISKLAEKPTGQLSAGESTRVNLAKALLNDPDLLLLDEPTASLDPDIADKVRKLVRHVQKERHPAILYTSHNMRDIEEVCDRVLFLHAGKILAAGTPDEITRHFQEDDLEDVFIKIARGGPVQ
- a CDS encoding ThuA domain-containing protein is translated as MLLKVLLFLTAIAVCPSFARAQEAAKPFKVAAFYTGKEDQAHISFMKEANEWFPAMAKEHGFTYETTNDWKKLNAGYLADCKVVVFLDTRPEGAEQRQAFQEYMEKGGAWMGFHFAAFALKDSAVKPDWSWYHDTFLGSGEYGSNTWRPTSAVLKVEAQDHPALKGLPGTFKSAPNEWYRWKKNLRENPDITVLLSIDPSSFPLGTGPKPHEIWHEGDYPVVWTNKKYRMVYFNMGHNDIDYEGKTNKELSFTFKNEVQNQLVLNSLLWLGGRTEK